In a single window of the Jaculus jaculus isolate mJacJac1 chromosome 9, mJacJac1.mat.Y.cur, whole genome shotgun sequence genome:
- the LOC101605020 gene encoding keratin, type I cytoskeletal 27, whose product MSVRFSSSSRRLGSMRLPSGGAGFGAGGSCGVPGIGSGFSCAFGGSASAGAYGGGSTSCVAFTGNENGLLSGNEKVTMQNLNDRLASYLENVQALEEANADLEQKIKGWYEKFGPGSCRGLDHDYSRYFPIIDDLRNQIISATASNANIVLQNDNARLTADDFRMKFENELALHQSVEADINGLRRVLDELTLCRTDLEVQLETLTEELVYLKKNHEEEMKALQCAAGGNVNVEMNAAPGVDLTVLLNNMRAEYEALAEQNRRDAEAWFNEKSASLQQQISDDAGATISAKNELTEMKRTLQTLEIELQSLLAMKHSLECSLTETEGNYCSQLAQIQAQIGALEEQLHQVRTETEGQKLEHEQLLDIKVHLEKEIETYCRLIDGDEGSCVKSKGHGGPGSQIKDSPKTAIVKTVLEEIDPRGKVLSSRVHTMEEKSAKVSKNEQRVPS is encoded by the exons ATGTCTGTTCGCTTCTCCTCGTCATCCAGGAGGCTGGGCTCCATGCGGCTTCCCAGCGGAGGAGCAGGCTTCGGGGCTGGAGGCTCATGCGGGGTGCCGGGCATTGGAAGTGGCTTCTCATGTGCCTTTGGGGGAAGCGCATCAGCAGGGGCCTATGGTGGAGGGAGCACTTCCTGCGTCGCCTTCACTGGCAATGAGAACGGCCTCCTGTctggcaatgagaaggtgaccatGCAGAACCTCAACGACCGCCTGGCCTCCTACTTGGAGAACGTGCAGGCTCTAGAAGAGGCCAACGCCGACCTGGAGCAGAAGATCAAGGGCTGGTATGAAAAGTTTGGACCTGGCTCCTGCCGTGGCCTGGATCATGATTACAGTAGATATTTCCCCATCATTGATGATCTTAGGAACCAG ATAATTTCTGCAACTGCAAGTAACGCCAACATTGTCCTGCAAAATGACAACGCAAGACTAACAGCTGATGACTTCAGGATGAA GTTTGAAAATGAGCTGGCGCTTCACCAGAGCGTCGAAGCGGACATCAACGGCTTGCGAAGAGTCCTGGACGAGCTGACCTTGTGCCGGACAGACCTCGAGGTCCAGCTGGAAACGCTCACAGAGGAGCTGGTCTACCTCAAGAAGAACCATGAGGAG GAAATGAAGGCTCTGCAGTGCGCGGCCGGCGGCAACGTGAACGTGGAGATGAACGCGGCCCCCGGGGTGGACCTCACGGTCCTGCTGAACAACATGCGGGCCGAGTACGAGGCCCTGGCCGAGCAGAACCGCAGGGACGCCGAGGCCTGGTTCAATGAAAAG AGCGCTTCCCTGCAGCAGCAGATTTCCGACGACGCCGGAGCCACCATCTCAGCCAAGAACGAACTCACTGAGATGAAACGCACTCTGCAGACCCTAGAGATTGAGCTTCAGTCCCTCTTAGCGATG AAACACTCCCTGGAGTGCTCCCTGACGGAGACGGAGGGCAACTACTGCTCACAGCTGGCGCAGATCCAGGCTCAGATCGGAGCGCTGGAGGAGCAGCTGCACCAGGTCAGGACGGAGACCGAGGGCCAGAAGCTGGAGCATGAGCAGCTGCTGGACATCAAGGTGCACCTGGAGAAGGAAATCGAGACCTACTGCCGCCTCATCGACGGAGATGAGGG TTCCTGTGTTAAATCGAAAGGCCACGGAGGTCCAGGAAGTCaaataaaag ATTCTCCTAAGACTGCCATCGTTAAAACTGTGCTTGAAGAAATCGATCCTCGTGGCAAAGTGCTCTCCTCCAGAGTTCACACCATGGAAGAGAAATCCGCCAAAGTCAGCAAGAATGAACAGAGGGTGCCCTCCTAA